In Cynocephalus volans isolate mCynVol1 chromosome 3, mCynVol1.pri, whole genome shotgun sequence, one DNA window encodes the following:
- the MYEF2 gene encoding myelin expression factor 2 isoform X2, which yields MADGDKSEVPGATGDDSPHQQPAEPPGEPRREPHPPEPEKQQPQHSSSSNGVKMENEESVKEEKEKSDLKEKSTGNKKANRFHPYSKDKNSSTGEKKGPNRNRVFISNIPYDMKWQAIKDLMREKVGEVTYVELFKDAEGKSRGCGVVEFKDEEFVKKALETMNKYELSGRPLNIKEDPDGENARRALQRTGGSFPGGHVPDMGSGLMNLPPSILNNPNIPPEVISNLQAGRLGSTIFVANLDFKVGWKKLKEVFSIAGTVKRADIKEDKDGKSRGMGTVTFEQAIEAVQAISMFNGQFLFDRPMHVKMDDKSVPHEDYRSHDSKTPQLPRGLGGIGMGLGPGGQPISASQLNIGGVMGNLGPSGMGMDGPGFGGMNRIGGGIGFSGLEAVNSMGGFGGVGRVGELYRGAMTSSMERDFGRGDIGINRGFGDSFGRLGGGMGGMNSVTGGMGMGLDRMSSSFDRMGPGIGAILERSIDMDRGFLSGPVGSGMRDRIGSKGNQIFVRNLPFDLTWQKLKEKFSQCGHVMFAEIKMENGKSKGCGTVRFDSPESAEKACRIMNGIKISGREIDVRLDRNA from the exons gGAGAATGAAGAAtcagtgaaagaagaaaaagagaaatctgacttaaaagaaaaatctacagGAAATAAGAAGGCCAATAGATTTCATCCTTATTCAAAAGACAAGAATTCCAGCACTGGAGAAAAGAAGGGTCCAAATCGTAACAGAGTTTTCATTAGTAACATCCCCTATGACATGAAATGGCAAGCTATTAAAGATCTAATGAGAGAAAAAG TTGGTGAGGTTACATACGTGGAGCTCTTTAAGGATGCGGAAGGAAAATCAAGG GGTTGTGG tgTGGTtgaatttaaagatgaagaatttGTAAAGAAAGCACTGGAAACTATGAACAAATATGAACTTAGTGGAAGACCCCTGAATATTAAAGAG GATCCTGATGGAGAAAATGCTCGTAGGGCATTGCAACGAACAGGAGGATCTTTTCCAGGAGGACATGTCCCTGATATGGGATCTGGGTTGATGAATTTACCACCTTCCATTCTCAATAATCCAAACATTCCTCCTGAGGTTATCAGTAATTTGCAGGCTGGTAGACTTGGTTCCACAATTTTTGTTGCTAAT CTTGACTTCAAAGTTGGTTGGAAGAAGCTAAAGGAAGTGTTCAGCATAGCTGGAACTGTAAAGCGGGCagatattaaagaagacaaagatgGCAAGAGCAGAGGAATGGGCACTGTCACTTTTGAGCAAGCAATTGAAGCAGTTCAAGCGATAT CTATGTTCAATGGGCAGTTTTTATTTGATAGACCTATGCATGTGAAAATG GATGACAAGTCTGTCCCTCATGAAGACTACCGTTCACATGACAGTAAAACACCACAATTACCAC GTGGTCTTGGAGGCATTGGAATGGGACTTGGTCCAGGTGGACAGCCTATTAGTGCCAGCCAGTTGAACATAGGTGGTGTAATGGGAAATTTAGGTCCAAGTG GTATGGGAATGGATGGTCCAGGTTTTGGAGGAATGAATAGAATTGGAGGAG GAATTGGGTTTAGTGGTCTGGAAGCAGTGAATAGCATGGGAGGATTTGGAGGAGTTGGCCGAGTGGGAG AGCTATACCGTGGTGCGATGACTAGTAGCATGGAACGAGATTTTGGACGTGGTGATATTGGAATAAATCGAGGCTTTGGAGATTCCTTTGGTAGACTTG GTGGTGGAATGGGTGGCATGAACAGTGTGACTGGAGGAATGGGGATGGGACTGGACCGGATGAGTTCCAGCTTTGACAGAATGGGACCAGGTATAGGAGCTATACTGGAAAGGAGCATTGACATGGATCGAGGATTTTTATCGGGTCCAGTGGGAAGCGGAATGAGAGACAGAATAGGCTCCAAAGGCAACCAGATATTTGTCAGAAAT CTGCCTTTTGACTTGACTTGGCAGAAACTAAAAGAGAAATTCAGTCAGTGTG GTCATGTAAtgtttgcagaaataaaaatggagaatggAAAGTCAAAAGGCTGTGGAACGGTCAGATTTGACTCCCCAGAATCAGCTGAAAAAGCCTGCAGGATAATGAATGGTATAAAAATCAGTGGCAGAGAAATTGATGTTCGCTTGGATCGTAATGCATAA
- the MYEF2 gene encoding myelin expression factor 2 isoform X1 → MADGDKSEVPGATGDDSPHQQPAEPPGEPRREPHPPEPEKQQPQHSSSSNGVKMENEESVKEEKEKSDLKEKSTGNKKANRFHPYSKDKNSSTGEKKGPNRNRVFISNIPYDMKWQAIKDLMREKVGEVTYVELFKDAEGKSRGCGVVEFKDEEFVKKALETMNKYELSGRPLNIKEDPDGENARRALQRTGGSFPGGHVPDMGSGLMNLPPSILNNPNIPPEVISNLQAGRLGSTIFVANLDFKVGWKKLKEVFSIAGTVKRADIKEDKDGKSRGMGTVTFEQAIEAVQAISMFNGQFLFDRPMHVKMDDKSVPHEDYRSHDSKTPQLPRGLGGIGMGLGPGGQPISASQLNIGGVMGNLGPSGMGMDGPGFGGMNRIGGGIGFSGLEAVNSMGGFGGVGRVGELYRGAMTSSMERDFGRGDIGINRGFGDSFGRLGSAMIGGFAGRIGASNMGPVGSGISGGMGGMNSVTGGMGMGLDRMSSSFDRMGPGIGAILERSIDMDRGFLSGPVGSGMRDRIGSKGNQIFVRNLPFDLTWQKLKEKFSQCGHVMFAEIKMENGKSKGCGTVRFDSPESAEKACRIMNGIKISGREIDVRLDRNA, encoded by the exons gGAGAATGAAGAAtcagtgaaagaagaaaaagagaaatctgacttaaaagaaaaatctacagGAAATAAGAAGGCCAATAGATTTCATCCTTATTCAAAAGACAAGAATTCCAGCACTGGAGAAAAGAAGGGTCCAAATCGTAACAGAGTTTTCATTAGTAACATCCCCTATGACATGAAATGGCAAGCTATTAAAGATCTAATGAGAGAAAAAG TTGGTGAGGTTACATACGTGGAGCTCTTTAAGGATGCGGAAGGAAAATCAAGG GGTTGTGG tgTGGTtgaatttaaagatgaagaatttGTAAAGAAAGCACTGGAAACTATGAACAAATATGAACTTAGTGGAAGACCCCTGAATATTAAAGAG GATCCTGATGGAGAAAATGCTCGTAGGGCATTGCAACGAACAGGAGGATCTTTTCCAGGAGGACATGTCCCTGATATGGGATCTGGGTTGATGAATTTACCACCTTCCATTCTCAATAATCCAAACATTCCTCCTGAGGTTATCAGTAATTTGCAGGCTGGTAGACTTGGTTCCACAATTTTTGTTGCTAAT CTTGACTTCAAAGTTGGTTGGAAGAAGCTAAAGGAAGTGTTCAGCATAGCTGGAACTGTAAAGCGGGCagatattaaagaagacaaagatgGCAAGAGCAGAGGAATGGGCACTGTCACTTTTGAGCAAGCAATTGAAGCAGTTCAAGCGATAT CTATGTTCAATGGGCAGTTTTTATTTGATAGACCTATGCATGTGAAAATG GATGACAAGTCTGTCCCTCATGAAGACTACCGTTCACATGACAGTAAAACACCACAATTACCAC GTGGTCTTGGAGGCATTGGAATGGGACTTGGTCCAGGTGGACAGCCTATTAGTGCCAGCCAGTTGAACATAGGTGGTGTAATGGGAAATTTAGGTCCAAGTG GTATGGGAATGGATGGTCCAGGTTTTGGAGGAATGAATAGAATTGGAGGAG GAATTGGGTTTAGTGGTCTGGAAGCAGTGAATAGCATGGGAGGATTTGGAGGAGTTGGCCGAGTGGGAG AGCTATACCGTGGTGCGATGACTAGTAGCATGGAACGAGATTTTGGACGTGGTGATATTGGAATAAATCGAGGCTTTGGAGATTCCTTTGGTAGACTTG GCAGTGCAATGATTGGAGGGTTTGCAGGAAGAATAGGAGCTTCTAACATGGGTCCAGTAGGATCTGGAATAA GTGGTGGAATGGGTGGCATGAACAGTGTGACTGGAGGAATGGGGATGGGACTGGACCGGATGAGTTCCAGCTTTGACAGAATGGGACCAGGTATAGGAGCTATACTGGAAAGGAGCATTGACATGGATCGAGGATTTTTATCGGGTCCAGTGGGAAGCGGAATGAGAGACAGAATAGGCTCCAAAGGCAACCAGATATTTGTCAGAAAT CTGCCTTTTGACTTGACTTGGCAGAAACTAAAAGAGAAATTCAGTCAGTGTG GTCATGTAAtgtttgcagaaataaaaatggagaatggAAAGTCAAAAGGCTGTGGAACGGTCAGATTTGACTCCCCAGAATCAGCTGAAAAAGCCTGCAGGATAATGAATGGTATAAAAATCAGTGGCAGAGAAATTGATGTTCGCTTGGATCGTAATGCATAA
- the SLC24A5 gene encoding sodium/potassium/calcium exchanger 5 — protein sequence MQIKASPTWARKALLLGILWATAHVPAPGASLPQRLLRDTGNSTQCVISPSSEFPEGFFTKQERKDGGIIIYFLIILYMFMAVSIVCDEYFLPSLEIISESLGLSQDVAGATFMAAGSSAPELVTAFLGVFITKGDIGISTILGSAIYNLLGICAACGLLSNVVSMLSCWPLFRDCAAYAISVAAVLGIIFDNQVYWYEATFLLLIYGLYVLVLCFDIKINQYIIKKCSPCCTCLAKAMEDRSEQQPLIGWEDEVQPFIRRQSRTDSGIFYEDSGYSQLSISLHGLGQVSEDPPSVFNMPEADLKRIFWVLSLPIITLLFLTTPDCRRKFWKNYFVITFFMSALWISVFTYILVWMVTITGETLEIPDTVMGLTLLAAGTSIPDTITSVLVARKGKGDMAMSNIVGSNVFDMLCLGVPWFIKTAFINASSPVEVNSRGLTYITIFLNISIIFLFLAVHFNGWKLDRKLGVVCLLLYLGLATLSVLYELGIIGNNKIRGCGG from the exons ATGCAGATAAAAGCCAGTCCAACATGGGCAAGAAAGGCCCTGCTGCTCGGCATCCTCTGGGCCACTGCACACGTGCCTGCTCCAGGGGCCTCCCTGCCCCAGCGTCTCCTAAGGGACACAG GAAATAGCACCCAATGTGTTATTTCTCCATCATCGGAGTTTCCTGAAGGTTTTTTCACTAAACAGGAGCGCAAAGATGGAGGCATCATCATCTACTTCCTGATTATCCTTTACATGTTCATGGCCGTGTCTATTGTCTGTGACGAGTACTTCCTACCCTCCCTGGAAATCATCAGTGAAT cCCTTGGATTGTCTCAGGATGTTGCAGGTGCAACTTTCATGGCAGCAGGTAGCTCAGCTCCTGAACTAGTTACTGCTTTCCTTG GTGTATTTATCACAAAGGGAGATATTGGCATTAGCACCATTCTTGGATCTGCAATTTATAATCTGCTGGGCATCTGTGCAGCCTGTGGCTTGCTCTCTAATGTG GTTTCAATGCTATCATGTTGGCCCCTATTCAGAGACTGTGCAGCATATGCCATTAGTGTAGCAGCAGTTCTTGGCATAATATTTGACAACCAAGTTTACTG GTATGAAGCAACTTTTCTGCTTTTGATATATGGATTATATGTTTTGGTACTGTGTTTTGACATTAAAATTAACCAATATATTATAAAGAAATGCAGTCCTTGCTGCACTTGTCTTGCCAAAGCTATGGAGGACAGAAGTGAACAACAGCCACTGATAGGATGGGAAGATGAGGTTCAACCATTCATTCGTCGGCAATCAAGAACTGATAGTGGAATATTTTATGAGGATTCTGGCTACTCCCAGCTTTCTATAAGTTTACATGGCCTTGGTCAGGTTTCTGAAG ATCCACCAAGTGTTTTCAACATGCCTGAAGCAgacttaaaaagaattttttggGTATTATCCCTTCCTATTATTACATTACTTTTTCTAACCACACCAGATTGTAGAAGAAAGTTTTGGAAAAACTACTTTGTGATAACCTTTTTCATGTCTGCACTATGGATATCTGTATTTACATATATCCTGGTTTGGATGGTCACAATAACTG GGGAAACACTAGAAATTCCAGATACAGTAATGGGCCTTACTTTATTAGCAGCAGGAACAAGCATACCAGACACAATTACAAGTGTGCTGGTTGCAAGAAAAG GTAAAGGCGATATGGCTATGTCTAACATCGTGGGATCCAATGTGTTTGATATGCTATGCCTAGGTGTTCCATGGTTTATTAAAACTGCATTTATAAATGCATCATCTCCTGTAGAAGTGAACAGCAGAGGACTAACTTACATAACCATCTTTCTCaacatttcaattatttttctttttttagcagtTCATTTCAATGGCTGGAAATTAGACAGAAAGTTGGGAGTAGTCTGCCTATTATTATACTTGGGGCTTGCTACATTATCAGTTCTATATGAACTTGGAAttattggaaataataaaataaggggCTGTGGAGGATGA